A DNA window from Ostrea edulis chromosome 5, xbOstEdul1.1, whole genome shotgun sequence contains the following coding sequences:
- the LOC125651859 gene encoding solute carrier organic anion transporter family member 4A1-like, whose translation MEKNGFHGTANAAFDGDEGVHVSVVETNRKLPAKEDTAEAVDTRLGLGSCKPQYLQSLNKMSLFVLWAFILCFLEGFAVNGIANAGLPAIEKHFSISSTKSSVVASSQDFGALAVVLFVSFVGARLHKPRFVACGSVIMAIGSFLFIVPHLVEEYKFGGALPASGPTGACNGTRGAAMDPAENCDSPGDRFIPALVIAQMIHGIGFSPMFTLGLVYIEENEEPSLAAVYIGLTYAAAAIGVAAGFFIGGQILQNYFVDFDRVSVDFDAQDPRWVGAWWFGFIFTAILFIIIAIPISLYPKSMPGSEKYRVDNKPKHPDNDKLTLCQLAAKLFKLFIKTFLNLLKNPVFMLLNLAGSSQTLIIAGVGAFSFKFLTEQYNLNFDDSGYLIGGLILVGSFGMFLGGLLVKIFRLEILGMTRLCAGAALLAGILGIAFLAGCPEVPIAGLEVAYPGRTTIDGFADACHATCDCERQSFSTVCGADQTVYYSPCHAGCTELMGMGPTSTYYNCSCIAGAATARPGRCEDNCTQLKILAPCMFIAMVAVLTAVTPTSMATMRCVDEQDKPFALGIQWVFVRLLGMIPGPVLVGWVLDRSCLLWSGGSCGSSGSCLLYSHDKMAVGVMLWWVMVSLVASVLFFIASIIVVCKNSSKSFDLKSEAS comes from the exons ATGGAGAAAAACGGATTCCATGGAACTGCAAATGCGGCGTTTGATGGTGACGAAGGGGTCCACGTGTCTGTGGTGGAAACAAATAGAAAG CTTCCAGCGAAAGAAGACACCGCGGAGGCAGTGGACACGCGGCTGGGACTGGGATCATGCAAACCGCA ATATTTACAGTCCCTGAACAAGATGTCCCTTTTTGTTCTGTGGGCCTTTATCCTGTGCTTCCTAGAGGGCTTTGCTGTAAACGGGATCGCCAACGCAGGTCTTCCCGCCATCGAAAAACATTTCAGCATCTCCTCCACTAAGTCATCAGTCGTCGCCAGCTCGCAGGACTTCGGTGCGTTAGCGGTAGTACTGTTCGTTAGTTTCGTTGGTGCCAGACTTCATAAACCTCGTTTTGTTGCCTGTGGTTCCGTAATTATGGCGATTGGGTCCTTCCTTTTCATTGTACCACATCTGGTAGAAGAGTATAAATTTGGAG GTGCTTTGCCAGCCTCGGGCCCAACAGGTGCCTGCAACGGAACGCGAGGGGCTGCTATGGACCCCGCGGAAAACTGTGATTCTCCCGGGGATAGGTTTATTCCGGCCCTGGTGATCGCCCAGATGATTCACGGAATAGGCTTTTCCCCGATGTTTACCCTTGGATTAGTCTATATAGAAGAAAATGAAGAACCCTCCCTCGCAGCAGTTTATATAG GGTTGACCTATGCTGCCGCTGCTATTGGTGTTGCTGCTGGATTTTTTATCGGTGGACAGATTCTACAAAATTATTTCGTCGACTTTGATAGAGTGAG tgTGGATTTTGATGCCCAGGACCCTCGATGGGTCGGTGCGTGGTGGTTTGGATTTATTTTCACAGCCATCCTTTTTATTATCATCGCCATTCCTATTTCACTCTACCCCAAATCAATGCCAG GAAGTGAGAAATACAGAGTTGATAACAAACCCAAACACCCGGATAATGATAAACTAACACTATGTCAGTTGGCGGCAAAACTTTTCAAACTGTTCATCAAGACATTTCTGAATTTG CTTAAAAATCCTGTCTTCATGTTGTTGAATTTGGCCGGAAGCTCGCAGACACTGATCATTGCTGGAGTTGGTGCATTCTCGTTCAAGTTTCTCACGGAACAATATAATCTTAACTTTGACGATTCAGGATATCTGATAG GTGGTCTGATATTAGTGGGGTCTTTTGGAATGTTCCTGGGAGGACTGCTGGTTAAAATATTCAGGTTGGAGATCCTCGGGATGACCAGACTTTGTGCTGGAGCAGCGTTGCTGGCAGGGATTCTCGGGATAGCTTTCCTGGCTGGATGTCCCGAAGTCCCAATAGCTGGACTAGAGGTTGCTTATCCAGGACGCAC TACAATAGACGGTTTTGCCGATGCATGCCATGCCACATGTGATTGTGAACGACAAAGTTTCTCCACGGTTTGTGGGGCGGATCAGACAGTTTATTATTCCCCTTGTCATGCAGGATGTACGGAATTGATGGGAATGGGCCCTACT TCGACCTACTACAACTGTAGCTGTATAGCGGGTGCTGCGACAGCCAGGCCAGGTCGATGTGAGGACAATTGTACTCAGCTGAAAATTCTAGCCCCCTGTATGTTTATTGCCATGGTGGCCGTTCTCACAGCAGTAACACCGACTTCAATGGCTACGATGAG GTGTGTCGACGAACAGGATAAGCCGTTTGCTCTTGGTATACAATGGGTATTTGTGCGGTTATTAG GTATGATCCCGGGTCCCGTGTTGGTTGGCTGGGTCCTAGACAGATCTTGTTTGTTGTGGTCCGGTGGGTCCTGTGGGTCCTCTGGATCCTGTCTTCTGTACAGCCACGACAAGATGGCGGTTGGTGTCATGTTGTGGTGGGTGATGGTGTCCCTAGTGGCGTCCGTTCTCTTCTTCATTGCCTCCATTATTGTTGTTTGCAAGAACTCGTCCAAATCGTTCGATCTAAAGTCCGAGGCATCGTAG